From a single Rosa rugosa chromosome 7, drRosRugo1.1, whole genome shotgun sequence genomic region:
- the LOC133721984 gene encoding probable arabinosyltransferase ARAD1: MAERNASSLLIITRKSLFCLFTFTSLLFILSWVFLLRSSSRPQFIDNTLLPNSKLLAVIDHAISATESQNDVEPSVGNRSILVNKEEEEKSSSSSRPSRGVKCDTNEKEVLKVFMYDLPPEFHFGLLDWKPQGATVWPDLQSKVPSYPGGLNLQHSIEYWLTLDLLASELPNPPNARFAIRVRNVSESDIIFVPFFSSLSYNRFSKIDLHQKKSNNKALQDILVKYLTAQKEWKASGGRDHLIVAHHPNSLLDARMKLWPATFILSDFGRYPPNVANVEKDVIAPYNHVIKTFVNDSSTFESRPTLLYFQGAIYRKDGGFARQELFYLLKDEKDVHFAFGTVQKNGIRNATKGMHSSKFCLNIAGDTPSSNRLFDAIASHCVPVIISDDIELPYEDVLDYSEFCIFVRTSDAVKKNYLIKLIRSIGRDEWTRMWKRLQEVQNFYEFQYPSKEGDAVQMIWKAVARKVPGIRLKLHKSRRYSRAPIQNEKGLTRIPSPKNFW; this comes from the exons ATGGCCGAAAGGAATGCATCATCCCTTTTGATTATTACTCGGAAATCTTTGTTCTGTTTATTTACATTTACATCACTACTCTTCATACTATCTTGGGTCTTCCTGTTGCGTTCAAGCAGTCGCCCCCAATTCATAGACAATACATTGTTGCCTAATTCTAAGCTTCTTGCTGTGATTGACCATGCGATTTCTGCAACTGAGAGTCAAAATGATGTTGAACCCTCAGTTGGGAATCGATCCATCCTTGTAaataaggaagaagaagaaaaatcatCATCTTCCTCCCGACCTAGTCGTGGTGTAAAATGTGACACCAATGAAAAAGAAGTTCTCAAGGTATTCATGTATGATTTACCCCCTGAGTTTCATTTTGGACTCTTAGATTGGAAACCCCAAGGAGCTACTGTTTGGCCAGATCTTCAAAGTAAAGTGCCGAGTTATCCTGGTGGCTTGAATTTGCAACACAGTATAGAATATTGGTTAACATTGGACCTCCTTGCTTCAGAACTTCCCAATCCCCCAAATGCACGTTTTGCAATCAGAGTGCGCAATGTCAGTGAATCTGATATTATATTTGTACcattcttttcttccttgagCTATAACCGATTCTCCAAGATAGACCTACACCAAAAGAAGAGCAATAACAAGGCCCTTCAAGATATATTGGTTAAGTATTTGACAGCTCAAAAGGAATGGAAGGCCTCAGGGGGAAGAGACCACTTAATCGTGGCTCACCATCCAAATAGCCTTCTGGATGCGAGGATGAAGCTGTGGCCTGCAACTTTCATACTTTCAGACTTTGGGAGGTATCCTCCAAATGTAGCCAATGTGGAGAAAGACGTCATTGCACCGTACAATCATGTAATCAAAACCTTTGTAAATGATTCGTCTACTTTTGAGAGCCGTCCTACTTTGCTCTACTTCCAAGGAGCAATATACCGAAAAGAT GGTGGTTTTGCTCGGCAAGAGTTATTCTATCTTCTTAAAGATGAAAAGGATGTACATTTTGCATTTGGGACTGTTCAGAAAAATGGAATAAGAAATGCTACGAAGGGAATGCATTCCTCCAAATTCTGTCTTAACATAGCCGGCGACACCCCATCATCGAATCGCCTTTTTGATGCTATTGCTAGCCACTGTGTGCCTGTTATCATCAGTGATGATATTGAACTCCCATATGAAGATGTGCTTGACTACTCTGAGTTCTGCATATTTGTTCGTACAAGTGATGCTGTTAAAAAGAACTATCTTATTAAGCTCATAAGAAGCATTGGTAGGGATGAGTGGACGCGAATGTGGAAGAGGTTACAGGAGGTTCAAAATTTCTACGAGTTTCAGTACCCATCAAAAGAGGGTGATGCAGTTCAGATGATATGGAAAGCAGTCGCTCGAAAGGTTCCTGGAATAAGATTGAAGTTACACAAGTCTAGACGGTACTCTCGTGCACCTATCCAGAATGAGAAGGGGTTAACAAGGATACCATCACCAAAAAACTTTTGGTAG
- the LOC133723256 gene encoding L10-interacting MYB domain-containing protein-like, which translates to MTVNCHQTLDIDISLSLSHLPLLDHRTHPIPSSKPRSPSARSPSHRTHPVAATSRASHLDLPLITEPIQSPPHLDLPLIREPIQSSPHLDLPLIKEPIQSPPHLDLPLITEPISRRISISASLASHQDFGSEIEASIKQMAVWNDALVDVFCDLCIKEVDNNNRPHTHFNPEGWVNIINNFSIETGKEYTRKQLKNKWDSLKDHWKLWKDLKGKETGLGWDHRRQTIDASDEWWRLKIEKNKEYGKLNKKGIAPDFEDKLDKMFMGISATGQHAYSPSSALPIPTSPQQGNNEVNLEGSGDSEDNDDLAPTLPKRKRNERAEKGKGVVPKKEKVGGAAHLAKQINRMCEAIESRSTATSMVHKSVEGGGTSIKDVMKDVTSLPGIEQGNSLWFFATRLFLSQEKREMYFTMEDPNVRLEWLKFEMNDK; encoded by the exons ATGACAGTGAACTGCCATCAAACCCTCGATATCGATATCAGTCTCTCGCTCTCCCATCTCCCTCTGCTCGATCACAGAACGCATCCCATCCCATCAAGCAAGCCTCGATCTCCCTCTGCTCGATCTCCCTCTCACAGAACCCATCCAGTCGCCGCCACATCTCGCGCATCCCATCTCGATCTCCCTCTAATCACAGAACCCATCCAGTCGCCACCGCATCTCGATCTCCCTCTAATCAGAGAACCCATCCAGTCGTCGCCGCATCTCGATCTCCCTCTAATCAAAGAACCCATCCAGTCGCCGCCGCATCTCGATCTCCCTCTAATCACAGAACCCATCAGTCGCCGCATCTCGATCTCGGCCTCACTTGCATCTCATCAGGATTTCGGAAGTGAAATTGAAGCCTCAATCAAGCAA ATGGCTGTTTGGAATGATGCTTTAGTAGATGTTTTTTGTGACTTATGTATCAAGGAGGTGGATAACAATAATCGTCCACATACTCATTTTAATCCGGAGGGATGGGTGAATATAATCAATAATTTTTCTATAGAAACGGGCAAAGAATATACTAGAAAACAACTGAAAAATAAATGGGATTCCCTCAAAGATCATTGGAAATTATGGAAAGACTTGAAGGGAAAAGAGACTGGTCTTGGGTGGGATCACAGGCGTCAAACTATAGATGCATCCGATGAGTGGTGGCGCCTCAAGATTGAG aaAAACAAGGAATATGGAAAGTTAAATAAAAAGGGAATTGCACCCGATTTTGAAGACAAGTTGGATAAGATGTTCATGGGTATTTCAGCCACTGGTCAGCATGCATATTCACCATCTTCTGCACTACCTATCCCTACAAGTCCACAACAAGGTAACAATGAGGTGAACCTTGAAGGTAGTGGTGACTCTGAGGACAATGATGATTTGGCCCCCACTCTgcctaaaagaaaaagaaatgagagAGCTGAGAAAGGTAAAGGAGTagtaccaaaaaaagaaaaggtgggAGGTGCTGCTCATTTGGCTAAACAAATTAATCGAATGTGTGAGGCAATTGAGAGTAGGAGCACAGCAACTTCCATGGTCCATAAAAGTGTAGAAGGTGGAGGCACCAGTATTAAGGACGTGATGAAGGATGTCACCTCATTGCCTGGTATCGAGCAGGGTAATAGTTTGTGGTTTTTTGCCACTCGACTGTTTTTAAGTCAAGAGAAGAGGGAGATGTATTTCACTATGGAAGATCCTAACGTGAGGTTGGAGTGGCTGAAATTTGAGATGAACGATAAATAA
- the LOC133723543 gene encoding uncharacterized protein LOC133723543 codes for MPHFKDCIGAIDGVHIPASIAPEKQIPYIGRKGIPTQNVMAACNFDMQFIYVCAGWEGSAHDTRVFLSVLRDLEMKFPKPPPGKYYVVDSGYPQMNGFLGPYKGPRQHFQQYRRQEPRNEKEVFNQAHSSLRSVIERTFGVWKKKWKILRDMQGYSFDKQVKIVIATMTLHNYIRRHAHGDRHFVRSEEREGYGSSGGIEMDDDVEEEYHGHGAQEMETIRNSITQSLMNARNNVNI; via the exons ATGCCTCATTTTAAG GATTGCATTGGGGCTATCGACGGAGTGCATATTCCCGCTTCTATAGCTCCTGAAAAACAAATACCGTACATTGGTAGAAAAGGAATACCAACACAAAATGTTATGGCGGCATGTAATTTCGATATGCAATTTATCTATGTATGCGCGGGATGGGAAGGGTCTGCTCATGATACAAGAGTGTTTCTATCGGTACTTCGAGATCTTGAAATGAAGTTTCCTAAACCTCCACCAG GAAAATATTATGTTGTAGATTCCGGATACCCTCAAATGAATGGGTTTTTGGGACCTTACAAAGGTCCGAGACAACATTTTCAACAATACCGTAGGCAAGAaccaagaaatgaaaaagaggtATTTAACCAAGCACACTCTTCTCTTAGAAGCGTTATAGAACGCACATTTGGAGTTTGGAAAAAAAAGTGGAAGATTTTAAGGGACATGCAAGGTTATTCATTTGATAAGCAAGTGAAGATTGTCATTGCCACCATGACACTTCATAATTATATACGGAGACATGCACATGGTGATAGACATTTTGTCCGcagtgaagaaagagaaggttATGGGTCAAGTGGTGGGATAGAAATGgatgatgatgtagaagaaGAATATCATGGTCACGGTGCACAAGAAATGGAAACAATAAGAAATAGCATTACTCAAAGTTTGATGAATGCGCGTAATAACGTGAACATTTGA